A window from Culex pipiens pallens isolate TS chromosome 3, TS_CPP_V2, whole genome shotgun sequence encodes these proteins:
- the LOC120417114 gene encoding phosphoenolpyruvate carboxykinase [GTP]-like: MPHLVDYYSPLPAAMGSPKLKTVPKAIYNHLRGFPVVNGEITQLSAKVRDFVERSAALCQPEKIHIVDGTEEESRRLLKMLHSQGTIQPLPKYENCWLARTNPADVARVESKTFICTEKREQAIPTPKEGVQGSLGNWISPEDYEAAIQARFPGCMKGRTMYVVPYSMGPIASPLSKVGIEITDSAYVVNSMRIMTRMGEEVLDKLSDNSDFVKCLHSVGTPANGKISMPSWPCDPERTIILHKPAVNEIVSYGSGYGGNSLLGKKCFALRIGSTIAKREGWLAEHMLILGITNPNGDKKYIAAAFPSACGKTNLAMMTPTLPGYKVECVGDDIAWMKFDSKGQLRAINPENGFFGVAPGTSRATNPNAMDTIYKNTLFTNVASTSDGGVFWEGMEDELAPGVQITDWLGQPWKLNESKNPAAHPNSRFCAPASQCPIIDPAWECNEGVPISAILFGGRRPEGVPLVYEANSWSHGVFIGSAMRSESTAAAEHKGKVIMNDPFAMRPFFGYNFGDYLKHWLSMEDRAAQAGGSMPKIFHVNWFRKNEQGKFLWPGFGENSRVLDWIFRRIEGEQCYQDTPIGRIPSPGSINLEGLNRRVDEKALFSIPQKFWLKEVDEIKQYYDNQLSRDLPQAIGKEWQELKSRVEEM, from the exons ATGCCACATCTCGTGGATTACTACAGCCC ACTCCCAGCTGCGATGGGCAGCCCCAAGCTGAAGACGGTCCCGAAGGCGATCTACAACCACCTGCGAGGATTCCCGGTGGTCAACGGCGAGATCACCCAGTTGTCGGCCAAGGTTCGTGACTTTGTAGAGCGATCGGCTGCGCTATGCCAACCGGAGAAGATTCACATCGTCGATGGAACCGAGGAAGAGAGCAGACGCTTGCTGAAGATGCTGCACAGCCAGGGAACGATTCAACCACTGCCCAAGTACGAGAACTGCTGGTTGGCGCGCACAAACCCGGCTGACGTGGCCCGTGTCGAGTCGAAGACGTTCATCTGTACCGAAAAGCGCGAACAGGCAATCCCGACGCCGAAAGAGGGCGTCCAGGGATCGCTCGGCAACTGGATTTCACCTGAGGACTACGAGGCCGCAATCCAGGCCCGCTTCCCGGGCTGCATGAAGGGACGCACCATGTACGTGGTGCCGTACTCGATGGGACCGATCGCGTCACCGCTGTCCAAGGTGGGCATCGAAATCACCGACTCGGCGTACGTCGTCAACTCGATGCGCATCATGACCCGCATGGGCGAAGAAGTGCTTGACAAGCTGTCGGACAATTCG GACTTTGTCAAGTGTCTCCACTCGGTTGGAACCCCGGCCAACGGCAAGATCTCGATGCCCTCGTGGCCCTGCGATCCGGAACGGACCATCATCCTGCACAAACCCGCCGTCAACGAGATCGTCTCGTACGGATCCGGCTACGGCGGTAACTCGCTGCTCGGCAAGAAGTGCTTCGCCCTTCGCATCGGCAGCACTATCGCCAAACGTGAAGGTTGGCTCGCCGAGCACATGTTGATCCTCGGTATCACCAATCCCAACGGAGATAAGAAGTACATCGCCGCGGCGTTCCCTTCGGCCTGCGGTAAAACCAATCTGGCCATGATGACTCCGACGCTGCCCGGCTACAAGGTGGAGTGCGTTGGCGATGACATCGCGTGGATGAAGTTCGACTCCAAGGGTCAGCTGCGTGCGATCAACCCCGAAAACGGATTCTTCGGCGTAGCCCCGGGAACCTCGCGAGCCACCAACCCGAACGCCATGGACACCATCTACAAGAACACGCTCTTCACCAACGTGGCGTCCACCTCGGACGGTGGCGTCTTCTGGGAAGGCATGGAAGATGAACTGGCCCCAGGAGTGCAGATCACCGACTGGCTCGGCCAACCGTGGAAGCTGAACGAATCGAAAAATCCAGCAGCCCACCCCAACTCCCGATTCTGTGCCCCCGCTAGCCAATGCCCCATCATCGACCCAGCCTGGGAATGCAACGAGGGAGTCCCAATCTCCGCCATCCTCTTCGGAGGTCGCCGTCCAGAGGGTGTCCCCCTCGTCTACGAGGCCAACTCGTGGTCCCACGGAGTCTTCATCGGCTCGGCCATGCGCAGCGAATCCACCGCAGCCGCAGAACACAAGGGCAAGGTCATCATGAACGATCCGTTCGCGATGCGTCCCTTCTTCGGGTACAACTTCGGCGACTACCTGAAGCACTGGCTCAGCATGGAAGACCGCGCGGCCCAAGCCGGCGGAAGCATGCCCAAAATCTTCCACGTCAACTGGTTCCGCAAGAACGAACAAGGCAAATTCCTGTGGCCCGGATTCGGAGAAAACAGCCGCGTCCTGGACTGGATCTTCCGACGAATCGAGGGAGAACAATGCTACCAAGACACCCCGATCGGCCGCATCCCCAGCCCCGGATCGATCAACCTGGAAGGGCTCAACCGACGAGTCGACGAGAAGGCACTCTTCTCAATCCCGCAAAAGTTCTGGCTCAAGGAGGTCGACGAAATCAAACAGTACTACGACAATCAACTGTCTCGCGACCTACCGCAAGCGATCGGCAAGGAGTGGCAGGAGCTGAAGAGTCGCGTGGAAGAAATGTGA
- the LOC120417116 gene encoding phosphoenolpyruvate carboxykinase [GTP]-like: MPQVFEQVTKLPTAFGCSPKLRSVVDNQVRGTPIVNGHVSQLSAKIRTFVEESVAMCQPDRIHIVDGGDQEATTLLNTLQALGTIEPLPKYENCWLARTNPADVARVESKTFICTERREQAIPTPKEGVQGSLGNWISPDDYQTAIRSRFPGCMKGRTMYVVPFAMGPINSPLSKFGIEVTDSAYVVCSMRIMTRMGQEVLEKLADNSDFIKCLHSVGNPASGKITMPSWPCDPERVIILHKPANNEIVSYGSGYGGNSLLGKKCFALRIGSTIAQREGWLAEHMLILGVTDPNGVKKYIAAAFPSACGKTNLAMMTPTLPGYKMECVGDDIAWMKFDSKGQLRAINPENGFFGVAPGTSSETNPNAMETCYKNTIFTNVAATSDGGVFWEGMEKEIDPSVEITDWLGQPWKMGVSKTPAAHPNSRFCAPASQCPIIDPAWEDNEGVPISAILFGGRRPEGVPLVYEANSWSHGVFIGSAMRSETTAAAEHKGKMIMNDPFAMRPFFGYNFGDYLKHWLSMEERANKVGGHMPKIFHVNWFRKGANGKFLWPGFGENTRVLDWILQRVDEHDCFQETAIGRIPSAGALNFDGLTCPVDEEELFSIPKDFWLREVEEIKQYYDNQLPCDLPQEIAQQLAELKERVVQM, from the exons ATGCCTCAGGTTTTTGAACAAGTTACTAA GCTGCCAACCGCATTTGGCTGCTCTCCCAAGCTTCGCTCCGTGGTCGACAACCAGGTCCGCGGAACCCCGATCGTCAACGGCCATGTGTCCCAGCTGTCGGCGAAGATCCGTACCTTTGTGGAGGAGTCCGTGGCCATGTGCCAACCGGATCGTATCCACATCGTCGATGGTGGCGATCAGGAAGCTACCACGCTGTTGAACACCCTTCAAGCTCTTGGAACGATCGAGCCACTGCCCAAGTACGAGAACTGCTGGCTGGCCCGTACCAACCCGGCTGACGTGGCCCGTGTCGAGTCGAAGACGTTCATCTGTACCGAGCGTCGCGAGCAGGCTATTCCCACGCCAAAGGAAGGCGTCCAGGGATCTCTGGGCAACTGGATCTCGCCCGATGACTACCAGACGGCGATCCGTTCCCGATTCCCGGGCTGCATGAAGGGACGCACCATGTACGTGGTACCGTTCGCGATGGGACCGATCAATTCTCCGTTGTCCAAGTTTGGAATTGAAGTTACCGATTCGGCGTACGTCGTCTGTTCGATGCGCATCATGACCCGCATGGGACAGGAGGTGCTGGAGAAGCTGGCTGACAATTCG GACTTTATCAAGTGTCTCCACTCTGTGGGTAATCCGGCCAGCGGAAAGATCACCATGCCCTCGTGGCCCTGCGATCCAGAGCGTGTCATCATCCTGCACAAACCGGCCAACAACGAAATCGTCTCGTACGGATCCGGCTACGGCGGTAACTCGCTGCTTGGCAAGAAGTGCTTCGCTCTGCGTATCGGAAGCACCATTGCCCAGCGCGAGGGATGGCTCGCCGAGCACATGCTGATCCTGGGCGTCACCGATCCCAACGGTGTGAAGAAGTACATTGCCGCCGCTTTCCCGTCCGCCTGCGGAAAGACAAACCTGGCCATGATGACCCCGACTCTGCCCGGATACAAGATGGAGTGCGTAGGAGACGACATCGCGTGGATGAAGTTCGATTCCAAGGGTCAGCTGCGTGCGATCAACCCGGAGAACGGATTCTTCGGCGTAGCCCCCGGCACCTCATCGGAAACTAACCCGAACGCCATGGAGACCTGCTACAAGAACACGATCTTCACAAACGTGGCCGCCACCTCGGACGGTGGTGTCTTCTGGGAAGGCATGGAAAAGGAAATTGACCCCTCCGTTGAAATCACCGACTGGTTGGGCCAGCCATGGAAGATGGGAGTCTCCAAGACCCCAGCAGCTCACCCCAACTCTCGATTCTGTGCCCCCGCCAGCCAATGCCCCATCATCGACCCGGCCTGGGAAGACAACGAGGGAGTCCCAATCTCCGCCATCCTCTTCGGAGGTCGTCGTCCAGAGGGTGTCCCCCTCGTCTACGAAGCCAACTCGTGGTCCCACGGAGTCTTCATCGGATCGGCCATGCGCAGCGAGACAACTGCAGCGGCAGAACACAAGGGCAAGATGATCATGAACGATCCGTTCGCGATGCGTCCCTTCTTCGGGTACAACTTCGGTGACTACCTGAAGCACTGGCTGAGCATGGAAGAACGCGCCAACAAGGTCGGAGGTCACATGCCCAAGATCTTCCACGTCAACTGGTTCCGCAAGGGTGCCAACGGCAAGTTCCTGTGGCCTGGATTTGGCGAGAATACCCGCGTTCTGGACTGGATCCTGCAGCGAGTGGACGAACATGACTGCTTCCAGGAGACCGCCATTGGTCGTATCCCGTCGGCCGGTGCCCTGAACTTTGATGGACTGACCTGCCCCGTGGACGAAGAAGAACTGTTTTCCATTCCGAAGGACTTTTGGCTGCGCGAAGTTGAGGAGATAAAGCAGTACTACGACAACCAGTTGCCGTGCGATTTGCCTCAGGAGATCGCCCAGCAGCTGGCTGAGCTCAAGGAGCGCGTTGTGCAGatgtga